A stretch of the Lolium perenne isolate Kyuss_39 chromosome 3, Kyuss_2.0, whole genome shotgun sequence genome encodes the following:
- the LOC127342644 gene encoding uncharacterized protein isoform X2, producing MLVQAWRRFWYDLVKSAKSRVQIQIKWFKVLQIDQNLVRSDFVELNQELGDEFLNETNWMRTIPEKKNKWNRMRRFYLYCWDCYIDGVEEVQGQISQDLKEFDR from the exons atgttggtccaagcatggagaag attctggtacgatcttgtaaaatccgccaaatctcgtgtgcagatccaaatcaagtggttcaaagttctgcagatag atcaaaatctggtcagatctgactttgtcgaattaaaccaggagcttggagacgaatttttgaatgaaaccaactgg atgcgaacaattccggagaagaagaacaagtggaatcggatgagaagattttatttatattgttgggattgttatattgatggagttgaagaagtacagggacaaataagccaag acttgaaggagttcgacagatga
- the LOC127342644 gene encoding uncharacterized protein isoform X1, producing MQVHVGPSMEKVELSSDLKFLSKIQIKWFKVLQIDQNLVRSDFVELNQELGDEFLNETNWMRTIPEKKNKWNRMRRFYLYCWDCYIDGVEEVQGQISQDLKEFDR from the exons atgcaggtgcatgttggtccaagcatggagaaggttgagctatcctcagatctgaagttcttgagcaaa atccaaatcaagtggttcaaagttctgcagatag atcaaaatctggtcagatctgactttgtcgaattaaaccaggagcttggagacgaatttttgaatgaaaccaactgg atgcgaacaattccggagaagaagaacaagtggaatcggatgagaagattttatttatattgttgggattgttatattgatggagttgaagaagtacagggacaaataagccaag acttgaaggagttcgacagatga